The Polaribacter sp. KT25b genome contains the following window.
TAGAGAATATTAATAAAAAATCAACCAAAAAAGATAAAATCATGTTTAAAAAAATCATTTTAACTGCAATTATTTTTACAGTAACAATTGCTGTTAACGCACAAAAAAACGAAAGAATTAGAGGAAACGGAAAAGTAATAACAGTAAACAGAACAACTTCTAATTATGATGGAGTTGCCGTTGGTGGTTCTTTTGATGTTATTCTTGTAAAAGGAAAAGAAGGCAAAATTATTATTGAAGGTGAAGAAAATATTATACCTTATATAGTAACCGAAATAGAAAAAGATCTTTTACAAATAAAATTTAAGAAAAACACAAATATCAATACTACCAAAAGACTTACAGTTACTGTTTATTTTGAAAGTATAGAAAAAATTTCTTTAGCTGGTTCTGGAAACATCACAAGTAATGAAACTATAAAAAATCACGATTTTACGGTGGCTTTAGGCGGCTCTGGAAACATTACTTTAAATGTTGAAGCTAATGAAATTAGTTCAAATATTGCAGGTTCTGGAAACATTGAATTAACAGGAAAATCAAACGAATTAACTTGTTCTATTGCAGGTTCTGGAAGCTTAAAAAGCTATGACTTAACTACAGATATTTTAAACACTAATATTGCGGGTTCTGGTAGTGTAAAAATTACTGTTGACACTAAAATAAAAGCAAAAGTAGTTGGTTCTGGTAGCGTTTACTATAAAGGAAATCCTACAGATATAGATATTAAATCTGTTGGCTCTGGTAGTGTAATTGATAGAAATTAAAAAGGATTTAATTACTCTAAGAGTAAAATTTATAAAACGTTTAAAAGTCGTAAAATGGAAATCATTTTACGGCTTTTTTATTTTGAACCTAAAAAACATAACTTCGCTTACACTTTTTATTAAAAAACATGAAACAAATTATTGTATTACTTGTTATCCTCTATGGTTTTAATTTCTTCGGACAAAATATAAAAATAGAAAAGCCAGCTTATGTTATAATCGTAAACAACGAAATCATCACAAAAGATAAACTTGAAGAATATGGTAAAAATGGTCTTATAAAATCAATGGATAAAGGTGCAACTCAAAAAGAACGAGACAAACTTGCACAAAAATTTGGAAACAAAATAATAGCTTCAGAAGTAAAAAAACTATTGAACTAGAAAGAAAATATCAAAAATAATGAACAAATATTAACTAACTGATATTTATCAAAAATTTAGTACAAGTTTTTATTTATATTTACCGATTATTAAATATTATATTATTATTCCCCTATTTTACTAAAAGCATGGATATTCAAGAAATTTTAACCAGTAATATTGTCGATTTAACCTCTCTTAAAGAATACTTTTCTTCGGATAAAGATTCATTAATTCAACTTATTGGTGTTTATTTAACTGATACAACTCCGAGAGTTGATACTTTAGAGGAAAGTTTAACTACAATGGATTACGAATCTGTGAGGAGCATTTGCCATTTTTTAAAATCTTCTTTTGGTTTAATGGGAGTTAAATGTTTAGCCGAAATTACAGAACTCGAAAAACAAGCTCAAGCAAATGACCCCGAAGATGTTATAAAAGAAAAATTAAATTTTGTTATACCTATTTGTAGAGCTAGCATTATTGAATATAAATTAATTTTAGACAGATTAGAAGCTCTATAAATTTCTAAAATTACTTATGATTAAAGACCTGCAACTTCGTGTAAATTTAATAGAAGAACGCAAAGAAAATATACTATTATACAAAGCTTCTAAACAACTTAGCATTGATGTTTCTGAAATTTCTGCTGTAAAAGTTTTACGAAAATCTATTGATGCTCGTAAAAAAGACATCATCTTTAATTATAAAGTTGCCGTTTATATAAACGAGCAAATTCCAGAAAAATCTGATTATATTTTTGAATATAAAGATGTTTCTAAGGCAAAAGAAGTTCATATAATTGGTTTTGGACCTGCAGGAATGTATGCTGCTTTGCGTTGTATAGAATTAGGTTTTAAACCTATTGTTTTAGAACGCGGTAAAAATGTACAAGACAGAAGAAGAGATTTAAAAGCTATAAATCAAGATCATTTTGTAAACGAAGATTCTAACTACTGCTTTGGCGAAGGTGGAGCTGGTACGTATTCTGATGGAAAACTCTACACTAGAAGCTTAAAGCGTGGAGATGTTCGTAGAATTTTTGAAAACCTAGTTTTTCATGGCGCTACAGAACAAATTTTGGTTGATGCGCATCCTCATATCGGAACCAATAAATTACCAAAAATTATTGAAAATATTCGTGAAAATATTTTAAAGTTTGGTGGCGAAATTCATTTTGAAACAAGAGTTACAGATTTTAAAATAAAGAATAATAAATTAGAGGCAATTCAGCTTTTAAACGGAACAGAAATGTCAGTAAATTCTGTTATTTTAGCAACTGGTCATTCTGCTAGAGATATTTACGAATTGCTACATAAAAAAGAAATTGCATTAAAAGCAAAGTCATTTGCTATGGGCGTTCGTGTAGAACATCCGCAAACAATTATAGATCAAATTCAATATCATTGCTCAGGAGAAAGAGATGAACTTTTACCAGCTGCAGCTTACAGTTTAGTGCATCAAGTTAATAATAGAGGTGTATATTCTTTTTGCATGTGTCCTGGAGGATTTATTGTTCCTGCGGCAACTGCAAATGGTGAAGTTGTTGTAAACGGAATGTCGCCATCTAGAAGAAATAATAAGTTTGCAAATTCAGGAATTGTTGTTGAGTTAGATATTGATAGAGATTTTAAAAAATATGAAAAATTTGGTCCTTTAAAAGGATTAGAATTTCAGAAAGATTTAGAAAAAATAGCTTTTTTCGCTGGCGGAAGAACACAAGCTGCACCAGCACAAAGGTTGGTAGATTTTGTTGATGGAAAACTATCATCAGATTTAAATGATTGTTCTTATCAACCAGGTTTAAAATCTGCTCCTTTGCATTCTTTATTGCCCAAAATTATAGGAAGTAGATTACGCAAAGGTTTTGCTGCTTTTGGACAAAAAATGCATGGTTATTATACAAACGAAGCAAATATTATAGGTGTAGAATCTAGAACTTCATCACCAGTAAATATTCCAAGAAAAGAAAATTTAGAGCATCCAGAAATTGAAGGATTATTTCCATGTGGAGAAGGCGGTGGTTATGCTGGTGGAATCGTTTCGGCTGCAATGGATGGAGAACGTTGTGCAGAAGCTGCAATTGCTGCTTTTTAATTTTTTTTTCATCTTTAGTTATAAAGTCAATAACTATAACTAATTTTACAACAGTTTAATTCACATACATGAAAACTACAATAGGTAGAATTGATAAAGCAGATTTTCCTGAATTACATTTACAAGATATTGATTTAAAAGTAGATTCTGGAGCTTATACTTCGTCTATACATTGTTCTAATATAGAAGAAATAGAGGTTGAAGGCGATAATTTTATTAGATTTACGTTATTAGATCCAGAACACGAGTTTTACAATAATAAAGAATTTTCTACCAAAAACTATGCATCAAAAATGGTAAAAAGTTCTAATGGAATTTCTGAAAAAAGGTTTTTAATTGAAACTAAAATAATTATTTTCAACAAATCTTTTCCTATACATTTAACATTAAGTGAACGTAAAGACATGACTTTTCCAATACTTTTGGGAAGAAAATTTTTAAATAAAAAATTTGTGATAGATACTGCAAAGAAAAATCTATCCTATAAATTAAAAAACATAGAATAAATGAGAATTGTAATTTTATCTAGAAATCCGAAATTATATTCAACAAGAAGATTGGTCGAAGCTGCAACAAAAAGAAAACATGAAGTTTTGGTTGTAGATCATTTAAAATGCAATATCGAAATTGAAAAAAGATCTCCTAAAATATTTTATAAAGGAGAATATATAACAGATATAGATGCCATTATTCCAAGAATTGGAGCTTCTGTAACTTTTTACGGAACAGCAGTTATTCGTCAATTTGAAATGATGAAAGTATTTTCTGCAGTTTCATCCCAAGCATTAGTAAAATCAAGAGATAAATTAAGCAGCTTACAAATATTAGCAAGAGCAGGTGTTGGTTTACCAAAAACTGTTTTTACAAACTACACAAAAGATGTAGAACATGTTGTTGAATCTGTTGGTGGAGCTCCATTAATTTTAAAATTGTTAGAAGGAACACAAGGTTTAGGCGTTGTTTTAGCAGAAACTAAAAATGCAGCAACTTCTGTCTTAGAAGCTTTTAATGGCTTAGGTGCAAGGGTTATTGCGCAAGAATTTATTAAAGAAGCTGGTGGCGCAGATATTAGAGCTTTTGTAGTTGATGGTAAAGTTGTTGGCGCAATGAAACGCCAAGGAAAAGAAGGCGAATTCCGTTCTAATTTACACAGAGGTGGTAATGCAACTGTTATAGAATTAACAGACGAAGAAGAAAAAACAGCATTAAAAGCAACAAAAGCTTTAGGTTTAGGAGTTGCTGGTGTAGATATGTTACAATCTTCTAAAGGACCTTTGGTTTTAGAAGTTAATTCTTCTCCTGGTTTAGAAGGAATAGAAATTGCTACAGGAAAAAATATTGCAAAAGAAATTATTAGATACTTAGAAATACATGTCGAATAAACCTTTAGTACTTTTAGGTAAAAATATTCCAGAAGGAAAACGTACCGTTTTAGACATAGAAGTTGCCAAATTACACACAAGAACTACGGTAAAAGTACCTGTAATTATTGAACGCTCTAAAGTTGAAGGCCCTGTAATTTTACTTTTAGCTGGTGTTCATGGAGATGAAATAAATGGCGTTAGTATTATTAGAGAAATTATTAACCAAAAATTAAACGTCCCAAAAAAAGGAACAATTATCTGTATTCCTGTATTTAATATTTTTGGATATTTAATTCAGACTAGAGAGTTTCCTGATGGTAGAGATTTAAACAGAATGTTTCCAGGATCTTTAAACGGCTCTTTAGCAAGTCAATTTGCATATCAATTTACAAAAGAAATTGCACCTTTTGTAGATTATGTTATTGATTATCATACTGGTGGTGGTGAGCGTGATAATGTTTCACAAATTAGATTAGAAAGTTCTGAGAAAGAAACCTTAGAATTAGCCAATATTTTTAACCCTCCTTTTGTGGTTCACTCTGGTTATATTGCAAAATCTTTACGAGAATCACTTAAAAAAATGGGTAAAACCGTATTGTTGTTTGAAGGTGGTAAATCTAAAAACTTAGACAATACAGTTATAAATCAAGGAATTAGAGGAACAAAAAATGTGTTAATTCATTTAGGTTTTATTGACGGAGAAATTTCCTTAACTGAAAAAACTATTTTTATTAATAAATCTAAATGGTTGCGTTCTAGTTATTCTGGGATGTTTAAACTTTTAGCTAAAAATGGTTCTCATGTTAAAAAGAAAGAGCTTTTAGGAGTTATTCAAGATCCGTTTGGTGAATTTAAAAAGCGTATTTACGCACCGTTTGATTGCTATATTTTTTGCATAAATAAAACTCCGATTGTAAATAAAGGTGAAGCTTTGTTTCATGTAAGTGTAAATAATTAAAATAATATAAGCTTTCATATTTTTGAAACCTTAAAAAATAAATTTTTATGAAAAACTATCTATTACTATTTTCTCTA
Protein-coding sequences here:
- a CDS encoding head GIN domain-containing protein, whose amino-acid sequence is MFKKIILTAIIFTVTIAVNAQKNERIRGNGKVITVNRTTSNYDGVAVGGSFDVILVKGKEGKIIIEGEENIIPYIVTEIEKDLLQIKFKKNTNINTTKRLTVTVYFESIEKISLAGSGNITSNETIKNHDFTVALGGSGNITLNVEANEISSNIAGSGNIELTGKSNELTCSIAGSGSLKSYDLTTDILNTNIAGSGSVKITVDTKIKAKVVGSGSVYYKGNPTDIDIKSVGSGSVIDRN
- a CDS encoding Hpt domain-containing protein, translated to MDIQEILTSNIVDLTSLKEYFSSDKDSLIQLIGVYLTDTTPRVDTLEESLTTMDYESVRSICHFLKSSFGLMGVKCLAEITELEKQAQANDPEDVIKEKLNFVIPICRASIIEYKLILDRLEAL
- a CDS encoding NAD(P)/FAD-dependent oxidoreductase, which translates into the protein MIKDLQLRVNLIEERKENILLYKASKQLSIDVSEISAVKVLRKSIDARKKDIIFNYKVAVYINEQIPEKSDYIFEYKDVSKAKEVHIIGFGPAGMYAALRCIELGFKPIVLERGKNVQDRRRDLKAINQDHFVNEDSNYCFGEGGAGTYSDGKLYTRSLKRGDVRRIFENLVFHGATEQILVDAHPHIGTNKLPKIIENIRENILKFGGEIHFETRVTDFKIKNNKLEAIQLLNGTEMSVNSVILATGHSARDIYELLHKKEIALKAKSFAMGVRVEHPQTIIDQIQYHCSGERDELLPAAAYSLVHQVNNRGVYSFCMCPGGFIVPAATANGEVVVNGMSPSRRNNKFANSGIVVELDIDRDFKKYEKFGPLKGLEFQKDLEKIAFFAGGRTQAAPAQRLVDFVDGKLSSDLNDCSYQPGLKSAPLHSLLPKIIGSRLRKGFAAFGQKMHGYYTNEANIIGVESRTSSPVNIPRKENLEHPEIEGLFPCGEGGGYAGGIVSAAMDGERCAEAAIAAF
- a CDS encoding RimK/LysX family protein — its product is MKTTIGRIDKADFPELHLQDIDLKVDSGAYTSSIHCSNIEEIEVEGDNFIRFTLLDPEHEFYNNKEFSTKNYASKMVKSSNGISEKRFLIETKIIIFNKSFPIHLTLSERKDMTFPILLGRKFLNKKFVIDTAKKNLSYKLKNIE
- the rimK gene encoding 30S ribosomal protein S6--L-glutamate ligase is translated as MRIVILSRNPKLYSTRRLVEAATKRKHEVLVVDHLKCNIEIEKRSPKIFYKGEYITDIDAIIPRIGASVTFYGTAVIRQFEMMKVFSAVSSQALVKSRDKLSSLQILARAGVGLPKTVFTNYTKDVEHVVESVGGAPLILKLLEGTQGLGVVLAETKNAATSVLEAFNGLGARVIAQEFIKEAGGADIRAFVVDGKVVGAMKRQGKEGEFRSNLHRGGNATVIELTDEEEKTALKATKALGLGVAGVDMLQSSKGPLVLEVNSSPGLEGIEIATGKNIAKEIIRYLEIHVE
- a CDS encoding succinylglutamate desuccinylase/aspartoacylase family protein, which translates into the protein MSNKPLVLLGKNIPEGKRTVLDIEVAKLHTRTTVKVPVIIERSKVEGPVILLLAGVHGDEINGVSIIREIINQKLNVPKKGTIICIPVFNIFGYLIQTREFPDGRDLNRMFPGSLNGSLASQFAYQFTKEIAPFVDYVIDYHTGGGERDNVSQIRLESSEKETLELANIFNPPFVVHSGYIAKSLRESLKKMGKTVLLFEGGKSKNLDNTVINQGIRGTKNVLIHLGFIDGEISLTEKTIFINKSKWLRSSYSGMFKLLAKNGSHVKKKELLGVIQDPFGEFKKRIYAPFDCYIFCINKTPIVNKGEALFHVSVNN